One segment of Nostoc flagelliforme CCNUN1 DNA contains the following:
- a CDS encoding type II toxin-antitoxin system RelE/ParE family toxin, with protein sequence MRSFPVKNYLIFYRTIDEGIEIARILHGSQDIETIFQDEG encoded by the coding sequence TTGCGAAGTTTTCCGGTAAAAAATTATTTAATTTTTTATCGCACAATAGACGAAGGTATAGAAATTGCACGTATATTGCACGGCTCACAAGATATAGAAACTATTTTTCAAGATGAAGGCTGA
- a CDS encoding DnaJ C-terminal domain-containing protein produces the protein MQNLPNFRDYYEILGVSKDASGEEIKKVYRRLARQYHPDLNPGNKESEEKFKDIGEAYEVLSDSAKRSQYDQFSRYWKQKGFAGNKQTPKAKTWQTGASDRNGNQDVDPSQFSDFESFINQVIGVKNKNTASKSNNGNNTDPFRSPRTKVAYTVSTPPRTTRRDIEARLTLPLEKAYQGGNERIRLEDGRSLEVSMPPGMVTGQTIRLRNQGVGGGDLYLKITVTPHPLFKLDGLNILCQVPVTPTEAVLGGQVEAPTLDGPVKMTIPQGVRSGQKFRLGNKGYPSDDGKRGDQLVEIQIVTPKNITQEERELYEKLRQIETFKPRADLLG, from the coding sequence ATGCAAAATTTGCCGAATTTCCGCGATTACTACGAAATTTTGGGAGTATCTAAAGACGCCTCTGGTGAGGAAATTAAAAAGGTTTATCGGCGTTTAGCAAGACAATATCACCCCGATCTCAATCCGGGTAATAAAGAATCTGAGGAAAAATTCAAGGATATTGGTGAGGCTTATGAAGTCCTTTCGGACTCAGCCAAGCGATCGCAGTACGACCAGTTTAGCCGCTACTGGAAGCAAAAAGGCTTTGCGGGCAACAAACAGACGCCAAAGGCTAAAACCTGGCAGACTGGTGCTAGCGATCGCAACGGCAATCAAGACGTAGATCCAAGCCAATTCTCTGATTTTGAAAGCTTTATTAATCAAGTTATCGGCGTCAAAAATAAAAATACGGCAAGTAAGTCCAATAATGGCAATAATACCGATCCGTTTCGTTCTCCCAGAACAAAAGTTGCCTACACAGTTAGCACCCCTCCTCGCACTACCCGTCGAGATATAGAAGCCAGATTAACGCTCCCACTTGAAAAAGCTTATCAAGGTGGTAATGAACGCATTCGTTTGGAAGATGGGCGATCGCTAGAAGTTAGTATGCCTCCAGGTATGGTGACAGGTCAAACCATCCGTTTGCGAAACCAAGGCGTTGGTGGTGGCGATTTATACTTAAAAATTACCGTTACTCCTCATCCATTATTTAAGCTAGATGGTTTAAATATCCTCTGCCAAGTACCAGTTACTCCCACAGAGGCAGTTTTAGGAGGACAGGTAGAAGCACCAACTCTTGATGGCCCTGTAAAAATGACCATCCCTCAAGGAGTTAGGTCTGGTCAAAAGTTCCGGCTAGGAAATAAAGGCTACCCCAGCGATGATGGCAAACGTGGCGATCAATTAGTGGAAATTCAAATAGTTACCCCGAAAAATATTACTCAAGAAGAACGGGAACTCTACGAAAAGTTACGGCAAATCGAAACCTTTAAACCCCGTGCTGATTTACTGGGTTAG
- the cdaA gene encoding diadenylate cyclase CdaA, which translates to MRDWWKQWLINLGWSQSLLLGTLDIVLVLALTYMILVIISERRTLWMVRGFIILMLASALSGRLGLPLLSFVLEKLVIGCAVAMAVALQSEFRRFLEQLGRGEFRQLFQPDRLAIPKSDSVIDEIVEAVKELSKNRIGALLIVETTGPIDERDFSVPGVKLNAEVSKELIQTIFQPKTLLHDGATLIRGSRIISSGIILPLSGRTASRQLGTRHRAAMGITERIENCICVVVSEETGSISLAERGTLNRPLTIRKLKESLEALLSPIVDREAVAPGLLSFVRQIGGKTRALVSRLLRLPSTASRDKK; encoded by the coding sequence ATGAGAGATTGGTGGAAGCAATGGCTGATAAACCTAGGATGGTCACAGTCCTTGCTACTTGGGACTCTGGATATTGTGTTAGTGCTGGCGCTGACCTACATGATACTAGTTATTATTAGTGAGCGCCGGACACTGTGGATGGTGAGGGGATTCATTATCTTAATGCTAGCCTCAGCACTAAGTGGCAGATTAGGACTACCTTTACTAAGTTTTGTACTGGAAAAGTTGGTGATTGGTTGTGCTGTAGCGATGGCAGTTGCTCTACAGTCAGAGTTTCGGCGGTTTTTGGAGCAATTAGGGCGTGGCGAATTCCGCCAGCTGTTTCAACCTGATCGGCTGGCAATCCCCAAATCTGATAGTGTAATTGATGAAATTGTTGAGGCTGTTAAAGAATTGTCAAAAAACCGTATTGGAGCTTTACTAATTGTGGAAACCACAGGGCCAATTGATGAGCGAGATTTTTCTGTGCCAGGAGTAAAGCTAAATGCGGAGGTTTCTAAAGAACTAATCCAGACAATTTTTCAGCCGAAGACTTTGTTACACGATGGGGCAACATTAATTCGCGGATCGCGGATCATCTCATCGGGTATAATTTTACCACTTTCGGGACGCACAGCCTCGCGCCAGTTGGGAACACGCCACCGGGCGGCAATGGGAATTACTGAGCGGATCGAAAATTGCATTTGTGTCGTTGTCTCTGAAGAAACAGGTTCCATTTCCTTGGCGGAACGGGGAACCCTAAATAGACCGCTGACGATTAGAAAGCTGAAAGAGTCATTAGAGGCTCTTTTGTCCCCAATCGTAGATAGGGAAGCTGTAGCTCCTGGTTTGTTGAGTTTTGTTCGTCAGATAGGTGGGAAGACACGAGCACTGGTTTCACGTTTACTCAGATTACCATCGACCGCTTCTCGAGATAAAAAATGA
- a CDS encoding ATP-dependent Clp protease ATP-binding subunit, with protein sequence MFERFTEKAIKVIMLAQEEARRLGHNFVGTEQILLGLIGEGTGVAAKVLKSMGVNLKDARIEVEKIIGRGSGFVAVEIPFTPRAKRVLELSLEEARQLGHNYIGTEHLLLGLIREGEGVAARVLENLGVDLSKVRTQVIRMLGETAEVSPGGSSGRTKTPTLDEFGSNLTQMAIDNKLDPVVGRAKEIERVIQILGRRTKNNPVLIGEPGVGKTAIAEGLASRIATKDVPDILEDKRVVTLDIGLLVAGTKYRGEFEERLKKIMDEIRSAGNVILVIDEVHTLIGAGAAEGAIDAANILKPALARGELQCIGATTLDEYRKHIERDAALERRFQPVMVGEPTVDETIEILYGLRERYEQHHKLKISDEALVAAAKLSDRYISDRYLPDKAIDLVDEAGSRVRLINSQLPPAAKELDKELRQILKEKDDAVRSQDFDKAGELRDREMEIKAEIRAIAQSKTNATGTEGEEPVVTEEDIAHIVASWTGVPVNKLTESESEKLLHMEDTLHQRLIGQDEAVRAVSRAIRRARVGLKNPNRPIASFVFSGPTGVGKTELAKSLAAYFFGSEEAMIRLDMSEYMERHTVSKLIGSPPGYVGYNEGGQLTEAVRRRPYTVVLFDEIEKAHPDVFNMLLQILEDGRLTDAKGRTVDFKNTLLILTSNIGSKVIEKGGSGIGFEFSEDASESTYNRIRSLVNEELKQYFRPEFLNRLDEIIVFRQLSKPEVTQIAEIMLKEVFGRLTEKGITLEVTDRFKDRLITEGYSPSYGARPLRRAIMRLLEDSLAEEILSGRIKDGDTALVDVDENGVVQVSSQQRRELLPQGVE encoded by the coding sequence ATGTTTGAGCGCTTCACAGAAAAAGCCATTAAGGTAATCATGCTGGCCCAAGAAGAGGCCCGCCGTTTAGGTCACAACTTTGTCGGAACCGAGCAGATCCTCTTGGGTCTGATTGGCGAAGGCACTGGAGTGGCTGCCAAGGTGCTGAAATCAATGGGCGTCAATCTCAAAGATGCCCGAATTGAAGTTGAAAAAATTATAGGACGGGGATCAGGCTTTGTTGCCGTGGAAATTCCGTTTACGCCACGGGCGAAGCGAGTTTTAGAACTCTCCTTGGAGGAAGCACGCCAACTGGGGCATAACTACATTGGCACCGAGCATCTGCTGTTGGGCCTAATCCGCGAAGGGGAAGGCGTCGCAGCCAGGGTGCTAGAAAACCTCGGTGTGGATCTATCTAAGGTAAGAACCCAAGTCATCCGCATGTTGGGAGAAACTGCCGAAGTTTCACCAGGCGGTTCATCCGGGCGCACAAAAACCCCGACTCTGGATGAATTTGGCTCAAACCTGACCCAGATGGCAATAGATAATAAGCTCGATCCAGTGGTGGGACGCGCTAAGGAAATTGAGCGAGTGATCCAGATATTGGGTCGCCGAACAAAAAATAACCCAGTGCTGATTGGGGAACCAGGGGTTGGCAAAACTGCGATCGCTGAAGGTTTAGCTTCACGCATTGCCACCAAAGATGTCCCTGACATCCTCGAAGATAAACGCGTCGTCACCTTGGATATTGGTTTGCTCGTAGCAGGAACCAAGTACCGGGGTGAATTTGAAGAACGCTTGAAAAAAATCATGGATGAAATCCGCTCGGCGGGTAATGTCATTCTCGTGATTGATGAGGTACACACCTTAATTGGTGCGGGTGCAGCAGAAGGTGCTATTGACGCAGCAAATATCCTCAAGCCAGCTTTGGCCAGAGGTGAGTTGCAGTGCATCGGTGCTACAACCCTAGATGAATACCGGAAGCACATCGAGCGAGATGCAGCTCTAGAGCGGCGTTTCCAGCCAGTAATGGTTGGCGAACCTACAGTTGATGAAACAATTGAAATTTTATATGGTCTGCGCGAACGCTACGAGCAACACCATAAACTGAAAATCTCCGACGAAGCATTGGTAGCGGCGGCGAAATTATCAGACCGTTACATTAGCGATCGCTACCTCCCAGATAAAGCCATCGACTTGGTTGATGAAGCTGGTTCTAGAGTGCGCTTGATTAACTCCCAACTGCCACCCGCAGCTAAAGAGTTAGACAAAGAACTGCGTCAAATATTAAAAGAAAAAGATGACGCGGTGCGTTCTCAAGACTTTGACAAGGCTGGGGAATTGCGCGATCGCGAAATGGAAATCAAAGCCGAAATCCGGGCGATCGCTCAAAGCAAGACCAATGCAACTGGCACAGAAGGTGAAGAACCTGTAGTTACAGAAGAAGACATTGCCCATATTGTCGCTTCTTGGACTGGGGTACCGGTGAACAAACTCACCGAATCTGAATCTGAAAAGCTGCTGCACATGGAAGATACCTTGCATCAGCGTTTAATTGGTCAGGATGAAGCTGTGAGAGCAGTTTCACGGGCAATTCGTCGCGCTCGTGTCGGTTTGAAGAATCCCAATCGACCCATAGCTAGCTTTGTCTTCTCTGGGCCTACTGGTGTAGGTAAAACCGAGTTGGCGAAGTCCTTAGCTGCTTACTTCTTCGGTTCCGAAGAAGCGATGATCCGCTTAGATATGTCCGAATACATGGAGCGTCACACCGTCAGTAAGCTGATTGGTTCCCCTCCAGGTTATGTTGGCTATAACGAAGGTGGTCAGCTGACCGAAGCCGTGCGGCGGCGTCCTTACACCGTGGTGTTGTTCGACGAAATCGAAAAAGCGCACCCCGATGTATTCAACATGCTGCTGCAAATTTTGGAAGACGGTCGGTTAACTGATGCCAAAGGTCGCACGGTGGACTTCAAAAACACCTTGCTGATTTTAACTTCCAATATTGGTTCTAAGGTAATTGAAAAAGGCGGTAGCGGTATCGGCTTTGAATTCTCCGAAGATGCCAGCGAGTCAACTTACAACCGGATTCGCTCTTTGGTGAACGAAGAACTCAAGCAGTACTTCCGTCCAGAGTTCCTCAACCGACTTGATGAAATTATCGTCTTCCGTCAGTTGAGCAAGCCGGAAGTGACCCAAATCGCCGAAATTATGCTCAAGGAAGTATTTGGTCGTCTGACCGAAAAGGGTATCACCTTAGAAGTCACAGACCGCTTCAAGGATCGATTGATCACTGAAGGTTACAGTCCCAGCTACGGCGCAAGGCCATTACGTCGGGCAATTATGCGCCTGTTAGAAGATAGCCTAGCAGAAGAAATTCTGTCTGGTCGCATCAAGGATGGCGATACAGCCCTTGTTGATGTGGATGAAAATGGTGTTGTGCAAGTTAGTTCTCAACAGCGTCGGGAATTGTTACCCCAAGGTGTTGAGTAA
- a CDS encoding isoprenyl transferase, whose product MTAQQTKLQDLPTDLKRELLPQHVAVIMDGNGRWAKRQGLPRIMGHKRGVDALKDLLRCCQDWGIQALTAYAFSTENWKRPQEEVDFLMTLFQRVLRQELREMVEENVQIKFVGNLQALPRSLQQEISRSMEATKDNGGIQFSVATNYGGRQEILQACQAIAKQVQQGLLQPDEINEQVFESHLYTAGIIDPDLLIRTSGEMRLSNFLLWQMAYGEIYITDALWPDFDRAEFHRALCAYQQRERRFGKV is encoded by the coding sequence ATGACAGCACAACAAACTAAACTGCAAGATTTGCCTACTGACTTAAAACGAGAACTATTGCCGCAGCACGTTGCGGTGATTATGGATGGCAATGGTCGATGGGCTAAACGTCAGGGTTTACCTCGAATTATGGGCCATAAGCGCGGAGTAGATGCTCTCAAGGATTTACTTCGCTGTTGTCAGGATTGGGGAATTCAGGCGCTGACGGCTTATGCTTTCTCAACGGAGAACTGGAAAAGACCACAGGAAGAGGTGGATTTTTTAATGACTCTGTTTCAAAGAGTTTTGCGCCAAGAACTGCGAGAAATGGTCGAAGAGAATGTGCAAATTAAGTTTGTGGGAAATTTGCAGGCTCTCCCACGATCGCTCCAACAAGAAATATCCCGTTCAATGGAAGCAACAAAAGATAATGGTGGTATCCAGTTTTCAGTAGCAACTAATTATGGCGGACGACAAGAAATATTACAAGCTTGTCAGGCGATCGCAAAACAAGTCCAGCAAGGTCTGCTACAACCCGATGAAATTAATGAACAGGTATTTGAGAGCCACTTGTACACAGCCGGAATTATTGACCCAGATTTGTTAATTCGCACCAGTGGGGAAATGCGTCTTTCAAATTTCCTTCTCTGGCAAATGGCTTATGGAGAAATTTACATCACTGATGCTCTTTGGCCAGATTTTGACCGGGCTGAGTTTCACCGCGCCTTATGTGCCTACCAGCAACGCGAACGACGATTTGGGAAAGTATAA
- a CDS encoding putative toxin-antitoxin system toxin component, PIN family codes for MTFRVVIDTNIWIRILLRGRVTLPILEAFNEDKFQLVMSQPLMEELHLVWNRPRLRERINPNIANQLEQQLQYRAIWIELETVPPNCRDPKDLAVLATAIDGQAEIIVSGDDDLRADDQLRTVMATYGIRLLGVHSFLNVIAA; via the coding sequence ATGACGTTTCGAGTGGTTATCGACACCAACATTTGGATTCGTATTTTGCTTAGAGGGCGAGTTACATTGCCCATATTGGAGGCATTTAATGAAGACAAATTTCAGTTGGTGATGAGTCAACCTTTAATGGAAGAACTCCATTTAGTTTGGAATCGCCCCCGCTTAAGAGAACGGATTAACCCAAATATTGCTAATCAACTTGAACAGCAGTTGCAATACCGAGCAATATGGATTGAGTTGGAAACGGTTCCACCTAATTGTCGAGATCCCAAAGATTTAGCTGTGCTTGCTACGGCTATTGATGGCCAAGCAGAGATTATTGTGTCTGGGGATGATGATTTACGTGCTGATGATCAGTTGAGAACGGTAATGGCAACTTATGGCATCCGATTGTTGGGTGTTCATTCTTTTTTGAACGTGATTGCGGCTTAA
- the rimI gene encoding ribosomal protein S18-alanine N-acetyltransferase, producing MISLDLEIKLLTLENLSAILELDQACFGGLWTLEGYKRELDSPNSDILGLFSASSSTSLLGMGCFWSILDEAHITILAVHPQYHRQGMGAALLYSLIKTASDRKMERATLEVRASNLAAISLYQKFGFQTAGRRRRYYQDNDEDALILWLPDLQHRKFKAILDQWYSIVSDRLEKSSWHLLFK from the coding sequence GTGATCTCATTAGACTTAGAAATTAAATTACTTACATTAGAAAATCTCAGTGCTATTCTGGAACTTGATCAAGCCTGTTTTGGCGGACTTTGGACTCTGGAGGGCTACAAACGAGAATTGGATAGCCCCAACAGCGATATACTCGGTTTATTTTCTGCCTCCTCCAGCACAAGTTTGCTAGGAATGGGTTGCTTTTGGTCAATTTTAGACGAAGCTCATATTACAATTTTGGCGGTTCATCCTCAATATCACCGTCAAGGAATGGGTGCGGCTTTATTATATTCACTCATTAAGACAGCTTCCGATCGCAAAATGGAGCGAGCTACCCTCGAAGTCCGAGCTTCCAACTTGGCGGCAATATCTTTATATCAAAAATTTGGCTTTCAAACAGCTGGGCGGCGGCGGCGTTACTACCAAGATAACGATGAAGACGCTTTAATTCTTTGGCTTCCAGATTTACAACACCGCAAATTTAAAGCAATTTTAGATCAATGGTATTCCATTGTCAGCGATCGCCTCGAAAAATCCTCTTGGCACTTGCTTTTTAAGTAA
- the lysA gene encoding diaminopimelate decarboxylase: MVSTHPTGVQHSGSQYLPQRHDTKANLSPNQELLPLTARVYNHDLLQIGGCDVTTLVEQFGSPLYILDEKTLRSACQQYRDAFKQYYKGESQVLYASKAWNCLAVCAIAASEGLGIDVASGGELYTALQAGVNPEKIYLHNNNKSREELIFATEAGCTIVVDNWHELRTLVEIVESANSPSVHPRLLLRLTPGIECHTHEYIRTGQLDSKFGFDPNELEELFTFVSKQSFLNCVGLHAHIGSQIFERQPHRDLAALMVQWLREAAKYGLKLTELNVGGGLGIKYIESDDPPSIEEWVKPICEVIQEACAVENLPLPKLLCEPGRSLIATACVTAYTIGSSKVIPEIRTYVAIDGGMSDNPRPITYQSVYRAVVANKISSPLTQTVTIAGKHCESGDILIKNALLPKTEPGDILVVMGTGAYNYSMASNYNRLPRPAAVVVANGEANLILQRETYQDLIRQDRLPERLKK; the protein is encoded by the coding sequence ATGGTATCGACTCACCCCACTGGGGTTCAACATTCTGGAAGTCAATATTTACCTCAAAGGCACGACACCAAGGCAAACCTATCGCCTAATCAAGAACTTTTACCCTTGACTGCCAGAGTTTATAATCATGACCTCCTGCAAATTGGTGGGTGTGATGTCACAACCCTAGTTGAGCAGTTTGGTTCACCTTTATATATTTTAGATGAAAAAACCCTGCGTTCGGCTTGTCAGCAATACCGAGATGCTTTCAAGCAATATTACAAGGGCGAATCTCAAGTATTGTATGCCTCAAAAGCTTGGAATTGTTTAGCTGTTTGTGCGATCGCGGCATCAGAGGGTTTAGGAATTGATGTTGCATCAGGTGGTGAACTTTACACCGCGCTGCAAGCAGGTGTCAATCCTGAGAAAATCTATCTTCATAACAACAATAAATCTCGTGAAGAACTAATTTTTGCCACTGAAGCCGGTTGCACTATTGTCGTGGATAACTGGCACGAGTTACGCACTTTGGTAGAAATTGTCGAGAGTGCAAATTCCCCCTCTGTACATCCTCGATTGCTGTTGCGTCTGACCCCAGGTATTGAATGTCACACACATGAATATATCCGCACGGGGCAACTAGATAGTAAATTTGGCTTTGATCCAAATGAGTTAGAGGAATTATTTACTTTTGTCAGCAAACAGTCTTTTCTTAACTGCGTAGGGTTACATGCTCATATCGGTTCCCAAATTTTTGAACGCCAACCGCATCGAGATTTAGCAGCTTTGATGGTGCAGTGGTTGCGGGAAGCGGCAAAGTATGGTTTAAAACTGACAGAGTTAAATGTCGGCGGCGGTTTAGGGATTAAGTATATAGAATCAGACGATCCCCCTAGTATTGAAGAGTGGGTGAAGCCGATTTGTGAAGTGATCCAAGAAGCTTGTGCAGTTGAAAATCTGCCTTTGCCGAAGTTACTATGTGAACCGGGGCGATCGCTAATTGCCACAGCTTGCGTCACTGCTTATACTATTGGTTCATCCAAAGTTATCCCAGAAATTCGTACCTACGTAGCGATCGATGGGGGAATGTCTGATAATCCCCGCCCGATTACTTACCAATCAGTTTATCGGGCAGTAGTTGCCAATAAAATATCTTCACCTTTGACCCAAACAGTCACAATTGCTGGTAAACATTGCGAATCAGGAGATATTCTGATTAAGAATGCACTACTTCCAAAGACTGAACCAGGAGATATTCTCGTAGTTATGGGAACTGGTGCGTACAATTACAGTATGGCATCTAACTACAACCGCTTGCCCCGACCGGCAGCAGTTGTGGTGGCGAATGGCGAAGCAAATTTAATTTTGCAACGTGAAACTTATCAAGACTTAATTCGACAAGATCGCCTACCAGAAAGGCTAAAGAAATAG
- a CDS encoding J domain-containing protein, whose protein sequence is MPQSSKPTYYSLLGLHPSASVIDIRRAYRQLSKRYHPDTTDLPTAIATLKFQQINEAYATLSHPERRLSYDSKIGYSRFAVIQPPPDLNRPVSRHDWSKSAYLDPSDRPLSSGEIFALFMLVLTFVGCLLLAIAIGLTRGEAAFQTPLLQPTPSVQQQINHVLQLITPIVIKN, encoded by the coding sequence ATGCCACAAAGCAGTAAACCAACTTATTACTCCCTGCTAGGACTGCATCCCTCGGCATCGGTAATCGACATTCGTCGTGCTTATAGGCAGCTGAGTAAACGCTATCATCCTGATACTACAGACTTGCCTACTGCGATCGCCACTCTCAAATTTCAGCAAATCAACGAAGCCTACGCTACCCTTAGCCATCCAGAACGGCGGTTAAGCTATGATTCAAAAATTGGCTATTCTCGCTTTGCGGTGATTCAACCACCTCCTGACTTGAACCGTCCCGTCTCGCGTCATGACTGGTCAAAATCAGCTTACCTCGATCCTAGCGATCGCCCGCTCTCATCTGGCGAAATTTTTGCTTTATTTATGCTGGTGTTAACATTTGTAGGTTGTCTTCTACTAGCAATTGCCATTGGCTTAACTCGTGGTGAGGCTGCTTTCCAAACGCCTTTGCTACAGCCAACTCCATCTGTACAACAGCAAATTAACCATGTATTGCAACTAATTACCCCTATAGTAATTAAAAACTAA
- a CDS encoding type II toxin-antitoxin system prevent-host-death family antitoxin has product MDIKINLENIQTLTHFKRNAKDYLERIKSTKSPLVLTVNGKAEVVVHEAQAFQQMIDKLARLEEELEKFKLEALRSHIDIGIKQLESGQYTEYNDESLSAFFCKY; this is encoded by the coding sequence ATGGATATCAAAATTAATCTCGAGAATATTCAAACTCTCACCCATTTCAAACGCAATGCCAAGGATTACCTAGAGCGGATCAAGTCCACAAAGTCGCCACTTGTACTAACTGTAAACGGGAAAGCGGAGGTTGTGGTACATGAAGCGCAAGCGTTTCAGCAGATGATAGATAAACTCGCTCGTCTTGAGGAAGAACTCGAAAAATTCAAACTAGAAGCGTTACGCAGTCACATCGACATTGGGATTAAGCAACTTGAGAGCGGCCAGTATACTGAATATAATGACGAGTCACTTTCGGCTTTTTTTTGCAAATATTAA
- a CDS encoding type II toxin-antitoxin system RelE/ParE family toxin: MSRFRISTQAAQDIENIWKYVAPNNLKAANRLFDTLRESFPKLAKFP, from the coding sequence ATGAGTCGATTTCGGATTTCTACCCAAGCAGCGCAAGATATTGAAAATATCTGGAAATATGTAGCGCCAAATAATTTAAAAGCTGCTAATAGACTTTTTGATACTCTGCGAGAAAGTTTTCCAAAATTGGCTAAATTTCCCTAA
- a CDS encoding DUF3143 domain-containing protein produces MPLLPSDTPLYNHPLPQIEQWLKNQGCQQDDTQRHCWHIQRPSWKAELWLDVEQIVVRYVQSGENGQDIQRSFKYSLSRDDVEQAVFSGP; encoded by the coding sequence ATGCCTCTTCTTCCCTCTGATACCCCCTTATATAATCATCCCCTGCCACAAATTGAACAGTGGTTAAAAAACCAAGGCTGTCAACAAGACGACACACAGAGGCATTGCTGGCATATACAGCGCCCTAGTTGGAAAGCTGAACTATGGCTCGATGTTGAGCAAATTGTAGTGCGATATGTCCAATCTGGGGAAAATGGGCAAGATATCCAACGTTCATTCAAATATTCTCTTAGTCGGGATGATGTAGAACAAGCAGTATTTTCTGGGCCATAG